TTACCGGCAGTATTTCGGTTATTTCATGTTTGGGGCTTGTGAGCAAACTCGCTAATCGTTGCTGAGTTTTTACGATTTCGGTATTCGTTAGGTTGGGTCGTTGGCCGAATTTCccccaaaaagaatttaaacacAACTTCGCGACCGAACGTAATCCCGAATTTTTCGCGATATTGTTACTTTCGAGAACGATACCTTCGGTTTCCTCGTAATCGCGAAGATATCGTTCTTTAGCCTCGTCATCGGTACATTCACTCGGCCACCCGCTGGcttcttgttttaattttaaaaatgtattaatatattcggcGAATAACCCACCCTGCCGCGTACCGTGATCGTAGCGTGTTGCGTTGTACTGCCAAATCTCGCTAACCTCCGACACGAAATAACCTTTTTCAAGCGCTTTGCGCAATTCGCACGATACCCATGTACCCGTAAATTCACGTTCGGAAGGCCTGTGTGTACAATCTTCGCGTGAAAATGTTTCGCAGCAACTGCGGCACAACGCGAATAACAATTTTCCGCGTACGCGATACGGTAACACGGGGTGAAAGACATCGCGCGGTGCGAGTACCTTGCAACGTACGAGGCCTTCGACGGAGTCGAAATTGTAATTCGGGCCTTCTCCGATTAGCACCGAACATTCCTCCCCGACATACACCGTGGGATGTCCGATCGGAAAAGTACCCGTTTTTAAAACATACGGATACAGAGAACATACATCGATGTATCGTATCTTCTCTGTACCCGTAATTTCATATCGAGTCGCGACATTCCCCGTACGGCCGCCGTAAAACGCATCGCGCGGATTGAGCGGTTCGTTTTCAACCATTCGATGGTGCTGTAAATATTCCCGCATTACGCTATTTACAGCCATCGCACGATCGAAATCGCACTCCCATTTCTCCGTCACCGTGTATCCGCGTTTTCTAAGACGATATGTCGTTGCGATTGTATGCTCATAACGCAAATCGATCGTATCCCTACGTTCACTGTTTACGGAGAGGTTACTGTCGCGGTTGATTCTAAAGCACGACGGGCAACCGTGCCAAAAACATCCGTAAAATTGAAACACGTGATGTCGCGTTACGCCGTTTTCTAACGATTCGTAATATCCGTCGACGAGTGTGCCGTCGAGTACGCGATATTCGCGGGTACGCCCTGCGTGAATAATAGGATGTCCGAGCTCTCGCTCCATCCACACCAGCCAACGCAGTGCTTTGCGCGATTGCGTATTCGCGTGTCTGTACCCACCCGGTGGAATTATACCAATCTCGCTTTCACGCagaaagttttttctaaaaacccTCATACACGTGGAAGCGATTGTTGTACATTCCTCGAACGGGCACACTTTTCCGCGCCTCAGGAAAATTTTCCTAAAAGCCATGCACGCTCGTCTAAGAATATCCACGTCGTTGCGACAATAGCGCGATATCTCGAgttgaaaatcaaaaatataattcgccCGGGTTAACTCGTCGTGCCATGCTAAAAACTGTTCGCGTTCTTTCGTATTCATAGTTTCCGGAGAGTAATACTCGACGCCCGGCAACGGTCCTACATGAAATTGATTATCGAGCGtgttaaataaatgcagaaaGACGCCTTTATCCAAAGTATTCGCCAGCCCGAAAGCCTTTGGTAATTCGGATAACCGCATCGGCATATAATTAACACTGTCGATAAATTTCGTATTTCCTACCGTTAGTACTATGATTTTAGTACCGCTCAAAATTACACGAGGTTCTGTCGAAATACCGCTTTCTACTAAATATCGGAGGATAAATTGCGCGTCGAACGATTTTGCGTTATGagcaatacaaattatttttttaaaatatgtcgtCGGACGCGTcgcgaaatttacaaattctttaacAGGATCGTGACGAAATGTAAATTCGCGGATACCGCACCAACGACACCGCACCGACATATCTTCTATTTCCGCGCACGATTCGCAAATCTGCTGCGCGACGCAGAGAGTGGGCAcgtgaatttttacattagCGGTACCTCGAAGCGTTTCATCCTGTCGTGTTTCGAAATCGTAAAACACGAATGCGGAGCGGTTTTCTGTTTTCGACTCGTGTTCATCCTCATTTTGATCTTCGAAATGCTCTTCCGAAGAGCGACCCACGATGCTACTCGAAGCTCGATTGATCGGCATCATGCAGCAATAATGATTTAGCGGTTGGTGAGAACGACACGTGAAACAGAAAGCCGCGCCGCATTCGTGCTGTTTCTTTCGTTCGATTACACGACCGCACTCGCCGCAAAATCGTATAACGCTACAAACGCTTTGAAGCGAATGCCCGTCGTACGATTTTTGCGCGCGATGACGCTCGAGGCACgcgcgattaaaaaattcgcGATTACATTCCGTGCAGCGTATTCGCTCATGTTCGAATCTCTCGCAAGTTGGAACCATGTTACAACGCGGGCATTTATTAGAGCATCGATGCCCTTTCGCGTCACTGCGATAAGCTACGTTGCACGGAATGCAATACCCTCTACTTCCAGCAGCggctcttaaatttaaaatcacgCTATAATGACGCGATTCggcgacaaataaaatatttaatcgagaTATAGGTTCTCGATGTAGAGAGGCTAGCACCGCTGTTCCGTCGAATAACGGTTTACCCCCGCGACCAAAAGTGTCGGAATTGTAAACTATTATCGCGACATTTTCCGCGgctaaatattgttggaaatgTTCAATTTCCCTAATTCCGCAGCCGACTTCCGGAATCGCGATACCGACTTTTTTCGTCAACTCGACGGCGAGTTCGCGTTGCAACGACGAATTTCGTTTTCTCACCGCGTTCCATCTCGCATGCAACTCGCCCGTACGCACATTTCCACGCTCGTTATAAATCTGTGCCGTCACGAGCGCGCGAGGAAAACACAGATTATCGTTgttgtttattgttaaaatcgaACGTTTACCAACAATATCTAGAGCGTTATATCCACGTCCCGTGGGAGGGGTAATACGAAAAACGcgaatattaaacttttgcGCTACGTTTAACCCCCCTGAACTTTGAGCTAATAAACTCACGAGATTCCAAATGTTCTCGGGAGTCAAATCGTTCGCCGGACGGAACGATATTCCAGCGGGGCCGTGAGAAAGAGCCGGAGAGTCGAAAGACAATCCAACATAATCTCCCGGTACGCATGAAAATATCGCGTAAGAGTGAATTTCGCGAAACGCGTTTTCCAATCGCGTGTAAACCTCCCCTCCTCCCTCGGGAAACGGAAGTATACGGAATCTAGCTTCTCTACCCTCTATCCCGAAATTTCTAAATCTACGCGTGTTTTCCGATactaattctatataattaaaattatcgccGACCTGATTATTATTCCTTTCCGCCGCCGATGCTGCATCGATATCCTCCGCTCGCCTcgtttcctcctcctccgttcTTTCCTCTTCCTGCGGCGCTCTTTCGTCGGTTTCGCCAGTCGATTCCACGCCCGACCGAGTTTCCTCcgactcttcttcttctctaccGCCACCTGTTTGAACTgcaaaagtcaaaattaaaaaattagcgaattaattaaaaatttgataaaatatattttatatcttcatgctcgaattttatttgcaataaaaatcgaaaaagtgTTAAATCAGCTCACCTCtagattttcttcttttttattttacaccctcgtttgataattgtaatcggGAGAGTAAGAAATCACAGGGGGACTGTatcctgtgaaaattttaatgtttaattttaatgtttaaaaaataaaattcgagcataaaagcaactgtaaaaatttgcaatctttCTTACCTCTGTCACCCCATCCGTCGTGGCTTTGTTCATCCTCTCCTTCATAATTCCTCTCCTGTAATTCctcttcctgctcttcctcctcctgctcttcttcttcgtcttcctgctcttcctcttcctcctcctcctcctgctCTTCCTCCTGCTCTTCCTCTTCGTCGTCAGCCTCGGGTAATATTACACTCTGTTGACGGtcgttatctaaaaatttacgttattaatttttcaaattttttagttattttatgctTCTGCtaagataactttttttatcacttactGTACAAAGGACTGAATATTTCCTCCTCATCGAACGAGCTCACTTCGCGAGGAGCCGACTGACTCGTCGATTCGTTGCTCACAAGATCGACAAGCTCCGGCGTAAGAATAATTCGCGCGCGagctaaaacattaaattttttgaaaaatttcctaatattaaatcaatgctgttatttcatataaattacttttacgaAGGTCTATTACTTACACGAAGGTCCAGCCTCAGGCGAGGTATCGTCTCGTCGTCGTCTTACCCCGCGGCGTTGAGTAGCTCGCTCTTCGACATAATTTTGACGCTCGCTACGCACCACACCCTCCACCACCATAACTTTTTTCGGCTCGTGACATTGTAGCGttcctaaaaaataatgattttaatttttttaaattttgttttaaatattcataataaaaaatagaaacttaccattttttaccgCACCACGATAGTAATTCAGCAGGCCGGCGATATAGCCTCCCGCATCCTCTTCTTCGTTGTCGTTAAACACACGTCTCATCTCGATTATTTCGCCGGCAATAATCAAAAGCTGGAGGTAAATCGAGAAATGCCCCAAACGGAATAAAACCGCGAGCACCGCGGTAGGGCACGCACCCGCAAACTTTGCGAATACAACACAATTATTATCGTCGTTGTCGGATAacgacgataaataattatcgatgcaGAGCCCGTTTAAACTACGCGTCAATCGCAAACACGATTCGATAATTTCCCGCAAactagacatttttaattcaacgtGGCTTCGATACGCGGTGAAATCACACGAAGACGGAAATACAGATCGCTATGATCCCGAATGCGCGAGAAAATGTGAAACTGTGCGATTTTTTAGCGTCTTCCCGTTTTATACCAGTTTTCCCCACCTTgagaaaatttaggaaaaaagcattgtttgttttcaaatatttttattacacttccTTTGAAACCGGACAACGGTCCAGGTCCTTTCGTCGTACAACGTTTCGCTCGTACTTTTCACGATAATCCTATTATTCAACGAACGGTACTTCAAGATAGGAGAGCGAGGCGCctcggaaaaaataaaaataacaaataatcgaATCGGGATAAGAATAATCCTATAGTATTGAACACGTAGTAAAAATTCCGACGACGCTTAACTTGTTAAGAAATACTACGCAACGGGTGGAAATTCTGTTGTTTGAATAAGAATAATCCTCTATATAACAATCACGTAGTAAAAACCACAATAgagtgcaaaaatttttccgttgtaaaatcatgaaaatttattccgtAACATGTCGCGACATGAAAAtcgaaactttcttttatctAGTAGAATTTTCGTGGGAATTCggaaaagtaatatttgtcaatGCTTCGCCTTTGCGACCAATCATAGTGCTTAAAAGTTTATGTGTTCAAATTTCCCCCACCGTTTTTCCGATTTTCTATTACGcggaagattgtaacatttttctcattcgTCTCCTAGCATTCGAACCTGCAAGATCAACAGCGAACAAGTTTCAGTTTTCGTGTTTTCGTTTTGCGTCTGCGTATAAAAATCAGTGTCATGGATAAACGCCGGGAAATTGTGAAATCCGAAAAACCGACAAAGTGCAGCGACACTTCCGAAGCAAGATGCGACATCACCGAAAAAATTGTGCAGAATTGCATGCTATTATCTACAACATATggattgaatttttcttatacGAAGAAAATTCATGTTGGGCTGCAAACTTCAATTAACAGCGACGAGTTTGATTTCCAAcctttcgttaaattttcatccAAGGGAGCCGATGGTATTTGCTTCAACATGGCGGAAtggcaaaaatttcaagaaaatatgaagCAAATGTCGGATTACTTAAATGGAAATAGTATTACGGCAAACTCGATTATTATCaacaagataattataaatttcaccacTGCTTATGGAGCAAGAGCTTTGTTATTGACATATCGAGAAAACGGACAAGAAGTTCAACCTTTGGAAAATACCACGactaaagaagaaattcaTGCTCCAAAGAAACGCTGGACTTATTCGCTCGCTATAGCAATGCAGAGAGCTAGTTTTCTGGGACTAGAAAATATACTCGAATGTGTAAACGCTAATTTGAATCGACTGAATATAATCACCACTAGTGCCAATGATTGcgctaaatatcttattaatgaaatacaaataagacTACCTATCGTGGGTTATATCGAAaacgatattataaaactcGCGTTCAAATCTAATTGTCGCGAAATACAAACTAATGTACGTACGCaactaaaagatttaacatttctcgacgatcaatttgaaattgtatttttagaattaattgctCTTTACTTCGatcaaattgtacatataattagatttcaacgaaaattgtaattcatacattaatgtatacttttatcatttataattaaatttgattctattgaaaatcataaaatgtataaactttattttgtcagttcaattatgtatttttaagaaaaaattccaaataaacgattttgtattccatttctcgtgtttgtttccttcctcttttcgCATGTTCCTGCACTCGACAATCCTTACAGCGCGCTCAATCCGCGGGGTGGCTCATTCCGTTCACGAGATATCGCTGCCACCTTAACCAGCATGCCGAATATCAGACTAAAAGTCGTCCGATCATTCGTCGCTGcgttcttttgttcgctataccGGCGCACGCTCTATACCGTTTGCACCCCCTTAGTCGTCATCTCGTCGAATATCGGTCTAGCAGAATCCACCGTTTGACTCCGTCGTTCTTTTGTTCTCCCATACTTGCCCGCTCGCAGGTCGTAGTTCTATCATCCCCCGCTCGACACCTTGGCGatgtttgtttacatttcccatacctgccagagagtccggggtacctcatatagacgcggccccaccaTAAATACGCTCCTTCacgaggcgactgtgtgacgtcgtttgttttgatgccccatacctgccagagagtacggggtacctcatgtagacgcggccccaccataaatacgacccttcgcgaggcgactgtgtgacgtcgtttgttttgacgtcccatacctgccagagagtccggggtacctcatgtagacgcggctccaccataaatacgtcccttcccttcacggactagaggcgactgtgtgacgtcgtttgttttgatgccccatacctgcctgagagtccggggtaccttatgtagacgcggctccaccataaatacgtcccttcccttcacggactagaggcgactgtgtgacgtcgtttgttttggtaccccatacctgccaggtcccatacctgccaggccCCATAGCTataaatacgaccctacgacttatttcatttgatctataggtagccatgcggactaggaccaggactagaaacccagcgatccaggttcgaacccggtttggattttctcaattcggaaaaataaaaatttccgccATCTTGTTTACCCGTAGCCGCCATCTTTTTTTCCCATCCCGTCAGAGAGGAGTGGGGGAATGTTTTGGCGCCAGACCCACCGCGAGGGGCCTAGACGGGGTAGGTGGTGGGGGTTTGTTGTGACGGCCCATACCTGCCAACATACTACTCTGGCttatcttattctatattgccagtccacgagaaaaccgcctctggcttatcttattctatattgccagtccacgagaaaaccgcctctggcttatctaattctatattgccagtccacgagaaaaccgcctctggctttataaattataattaacactaTGTActattaagtaatataaaaaattatttacataacaaTAATCAATCTATGTAAATGTgttaatttttcagttttaaaaagataaataaagaaaagattgCTATCatgtatatcatattttattaaaagttatattaaaaacattttattgagTGTGCTTAaagtttcgataaaatatctcgaagataatttatttgacgggaaaatgttttgtacaaaagttttagggttttaaataatctatataCTGATCTGTTCAGTTTTATCacctctgtgaagttggcccccatttttcaaaattgaaaaaaattattagaattctGGATGCCCCCTGaagagttctagagttctcagaccattttagaaagagttctgccatttaaagtaaagaaaacaccAATTAGAAAAtcggggggctaacttcacgaCGCCccccattatgtaaaaaatccaaatttttttatagttctgagtacattttaaataattctatagtTGTAgataagtttcaaaaatagttctgctcgaaatactacgtaaattaaatttgaaattctcgacttagaaaacgaaaaatagcgagaactcattcaattttgattttagcgTTTCGAGTCTTCAGAATAATCGTTAGAACTCGTGAGGGGCTATACAGAACtttcaacagaactgccggtaaccgagagaaaattttttttttgtaggacttagaaatttttcgaatccgaaacttcaaccatcgagaacttttttatttcgcctctgagcgcttcgagtgttaataattatcgttagaactcttcgggaggcgtccagaactctcaacagaactgccggttaccgagaaaaaattttattttctgtaggacttagaaatttgtcgaatccgaaacttcaaccatcgataacttttttattttgcctctgagcgcttcgagtgttaataattatcgttagaactcgtgAGGGGCTatacagaactctcaacagaactgccagttaccgagaaaaattttttctaattagaaaaatttctaacaaaaatttttctcgataacCGGCAGTTttgttgagagttctggacgccccccgaagagttctaacgataattattaacactcgaagcgctaagaggcaaaataaaaaagttctcgatggttgaagtttcggattcgaaaaatttctcctacagaaaaaaaatgttttctcggtaaccggcagttctgttgagagttctgtatAGCCCCTCatgagttctaacgataattattaacactcgaaacgctaaaatcaaaattgaatgagttctcgctatttttcgttttctaagtcgagaatttcaaatttaatttacgtagtatttcgagcagaactatttttgaaacttatcTACAACTatagaattatttgaaatctactcagaactataaaaaaatttggattttttacataatgatctgagaactctagaactcttCAGGGGGCATCCagaattctaataatttttttcaattttaaaaaatgggaAGTCAACTTCACAGATGTATACTTTCAGTGGAGGCGCTtcggagatttgaaggtcatcttcatttttttaaataggacTACCCaaatttgtttatacaaatcgatttcttgcaatattcggcgtaaaaagttatagaaGTAGTATAGCCGAAAATTGAATAccttacgagatattttatatttttattttacataattttacataaactataaaatatctcgttaaatatttattttttaattatcttacttcaacacttttatgcacaaaataatgaaagagaTAGATTGATGTCAAAAAGACACATTGttatctttaagaaaaatattatatgattgatCATTTTagcaacatatttttttttaagacaactatgtttttttacattagtcgattcctctcattattttgtgcataaaagtgttaaggaaagataattgaaaaattattatttaacgagatattttatagtttttgtaatataatgtctaattaaagtataaaatatctcataaaatattcaatcttACGCCGAATATcgcaaagaattaatttctattacaaaattaggatacttctgtttaaaaaaattaagataactTTCAAATCTCCGAAGCGCCTCCACTCAAGGTCAAACTGATAAGATCACTATATAGATCTTTTGTAATCCTATGACTTtagtataaaacatttttctgtaaaatgatatttattccataaataactgttatttttattttgtttattgttttatacagAGTGTCTCGTTTTAACTTTGGCATCGAAATATCAtgtaaataacatatttttatggaaaatgtTTCACATAAAAGTACTTTGGTTTGAAGGGAAAGAAAAAATGGGGACATTATGTTCACTTTGGATGGAGACGCTTCCGAGATTGAAAGGTCCTTTTTAAATGGAGATCATCCTAATTAGTTGTTATTAATCTATTCCTTGCAATATTCggtattaaatgttataagaGTAGGGTGgcaaaaaatagaattgtgtacgaaatattttatacttcaatttaacataataaagtatttaatgtctcgttcaatattaatttttaaataatcttaccaaaatacttttatgcacaaaataaggAGAGGAATCAATTCGTGTGAAAGAAAACATtgttatttatgaaaagaaaaaagtaataatattttagttgcaTATTTGTTAGACAACTGTGTTTTTTTCACAcgaattgattcctctcattgtTTTGCGAATAAAAGTGTACAGGTAAGATTATTggaaagtaaatattaaaataaatgaattttagtGAATAATAAGTGAATATACTAGATATTTCATGTAATGAAATCaagttaatgtaaaattatgtgaaatgttagtaaaaaatatttcgttattCCATTTTTGGCCACCTTACCCTTGTAACATTAAACGGGTGCTAAGTTCACATAGGTTCAAAGCGCCTCCAtccaacataaaaataatatccttatttttttctcctatTCGAATCAAACAACTTTAATGTGAAACATTTTCCACCCAAATTTGTCatgtacaagatatttttatgcaacagtTAAAATGGGACGCCGtgtatattcaatttttaaatacaaaaattattgcatgttTTTATAACTGATATTGGAACATGTTCCAAATGgtatcagaaaattatttttttaaaatgctattatt
The window above is part of the Linepithema humile isolate Giens D197 chromosome 8, Lhum_UNIL_v1.0, whole genome shotgun sequence genome. Proteins encoded here:
- the LOC137001549 gene encoding uncharacterized protein, which codes for MAVNSVMREYLQHHRMVENEPLNPRDAFYGGRTGNVATRYEITGTEKIRYIDVCSLYPYVLKTGTFPIGHPTVYVGEECSVLIGEGPNYNFDSVEGLVRCKVLAPRDVFHPVLPYRVRGKLLFALCRSCCETFSREDCTHRPSEREFTGTWVSCELRKALEKGYFVSEVSEIWQYNATRYDHGTRQGGLFAEYINTFLKLKQEASGWPSECTDDEAKERYLRDYEETEGIVLESNNIAKNSGLRSVAKLCLNSFWGKFGQRPNLTNTEIVKTQQRLASLLTSPKHEITEILPVNEDAMYVSWRLREEADVPSPLTNVVLAAYTTALARLVLYKYLERLDRRVLYYDTDSCIYVSSDDPSEYEPRTGNFLGDMTNELESYGSGSYIEAFVSGGPKFYAYVVRTPEGLTHEVCKVKGITLNFANSCLVNFNSIRELILQKEREGREEESEEEEEEEGKSHRTSINLRFRAIRRTAFHELITRDEVKACTPVLLKRRFINSRCSVPYGYAIR
- the LOC137001496 gene encoding histone H3.v1-like, whose protein sequence is MVVEGVVRSERQNYVEERATQRRGVRRRRDDTSPEAGPSSRARIILTPELVDLVSNESTSQSAPREVSSFDEEEIFSPLYNNDRQQSVILPEADDEEEEQEEEQEEEEEEEEQEDEEEEQEEEEQEEELQERNYEGEDEQSHDGWGDRGKKDCKFLQLLLCSNFIF
- the LOC137001495 gene encoding uncharacterized protein; its protein translation is MDKRREIVKSEKPTKCSDTSEARCDITEKIVQNCMLLSTTYGLNFSYTKKIHVGLQTSINSDEFDFQPFVKFSSKGADGICFNMAEWQKFQENMKQMSDYLNGNSITANSIIINKIIINFTTAYGARALLLTYRENGQEVQPLENTTTKEEIHAPKKRWTYSLAIAMQRASFLGLENILECVNANLNRLNIITTSANDCAKYLINEIQIRLPIVGYIENDIIKLAFKSNCREIQTNVRTQLKDLTFLDDQFEIVFLELIALYFDQIVHIIRFQRKL